A single genomic interval of Arachis duranensis cultivar V14167 chromosome 7, aradu.V14167.gnm2.J7QH, whole genome shotgun sequence harbors:
- the LOC107459233 gene encoding uncharacterized protein LOC107459233, protein MPLYAKCLKELINKKRSWDEKETILLTEECRVLIQKGLPSKLANPGSFFLPCTTGRLTINKALCDLGASINLIPSSLVKKLCIKEIKTIQMSLELVDKSVVNHRGVIENLLVKVDKFIYPTDFVVLDSDEDEGDSVILGRPFLATARAIIDVE, encoded by the coding sequence atgcctctataTGCTAAGTGCTTGAAGGAGcttatcaacaagaaaagaagttggGATGAGAAAGAGACTATACTGCTTACTGAGGAATGCAGAGTCTTAATTCAAAAAGGGCTTCCCTCTAAACTTGCAAACCCTGGAAGTTTCTTTCTACCCTGCACCACTGGGAGATTGACCATCAACAAAGCTCTCTGCGATCTaggagcaagtatcaacttaatacccTCTTCTTTGGTGAAAAAGCTGTGCATAAAGGAAATTAAGACCATACAAATGTCTCTAGAACTGGTAGATAAATCAGTAGTAAATCATAGGGGTGTGATTGAAAACCTTCTAGTCAAGGTGGACAAATTCATATACCCTACAGACTTTGTAGTTTTAGATTCAGATGAGGATGAAGGTGATTCTGTCATACTTGGGAGACCTttcttggccactgctagagccattatAGATGTGGAATAA